Proteins encoded by one window of Sulfolobales archaeon:
- the tsaA gene encoding tRNA (N6-threonylcarbamoyladenosine(37)-N6)-methyltransferase TrmO, producing MDTPDVKIDLRPVGFVRVSLPDDSVARAVRGVQGSIEILPEYEEALEGIEGFSHIIVIAYLHKAISRRGVLRVRPRKFMRYGLSEEEIPEVGVFCTDSPHRPNPIAVSIVRLLKREGRILHVDGLDLFDGTPVLDIKPYTPSRRIEGIKLPEWYISLLEKIRRVCPEAVEI from the coding sequence ATGGATACCCCGGATGTTAAAATAGATCTAAGACCTGTAGGATTTGTAAGAGTATCTCTACCAGATGATAGTGTTGCGAGAGCTGTCAGAGGAGTTCAGGGATCTATAGAGATACTGCCCGAATACGAGGAAGCTCTCGAAGGTATTGAAGGCTTCTCACATATAATAGTTATAGCATACCTGCATAAAGCCATCTCAAGACGTGGAGTTCTCAGGGTAAGACCTAGAAAATTCATGAGATACGGACTTTCCGAGGAAGAAATACCTGAGGTAGGTGTCTTCTGCACAGACTCACCTCATAGACCTAATCCCATAGCTGTTTCTATAGTGAGACTTCTCAAGAGAGAAGGTAGGATTCTACATGTTGATGGTTTGGATCTATTTGATGGAACTCCGGTTCTAGATATAAAACCCTACACACCATCTCGAAGAATAGAAGGTATAAAGCTTCCAGAGTGGTATATATCACTCCTAGAGAAGATTAGAAGAGTCTGCCCCGAAGCTGTCGAGATATGA
- a CDS encoding M20/M25/M40 family metallo-hydrolase gives MLGNLVEKILSYVKEHREDLVKDVVELLRMPSISGSGLGIRETASYLADFIRERLGGSAVLLEYGGHPIVFGRIKGSSDKKMILYNMYDVQPVEPLELWESPPFEARIIGDRIIARGAYNTKGALMSSLLGIETFIRSVGEPPLDILIVLEGEEEIGSPSMPRFIEDKFSELRGSEFTLFAIPSERVPGKPSIVLGNKGIVFIELRARTSRYDVHSSNSRGLYNPAAILARIASHLIDPLEGPRIPWLDEKALTPTEEDLRYLQDIREASPLEELVEMYGISRTRLSGDDWYIAVYFKPTVNIDGFTSGYTGPGTKTITPSEAVMRLDFRIVPGIEPEDVIRGVEDLVKRLGLSEFVKIEVHDAYTWSKTDPRNPYVSLARDIYSDMMMKPYIIPMLPGSAPAYLFTRKLGVPMISTAPGHGGRAHAPNEYITVDTIPKIAEYVARLLLRLRERI, from the coding sequence ATGCTTGGAAACCTTGTTGAGAAAATATTATCCTACGTAAAAGAACATAGAGAAGATCTCGTGAAAGATGTCGTAGAACTTCTTAGAATGCCTAGCATATCAGGGTCAGGGCTTGGGATTAGAGAGACAGCATCCTATCTAGCTGATTTTATAAGAGAGAGACTGGGAGGATCTGCTGTTCTTCTAGAGTACGGAGGTCATCCAATAGTTTTCGGGAGAATCAAAGGATCCTCCGATAAGAAGATGATACTATACAACATGTATGATGTGCAACCAGTCGAACCTCTAGAGCTGTGGGAATCTCCTCCTTTCGAGGCGAGGATTATAGGAGACAGGATCATTGCGAGAGGAGCTTATAATACTAAGGGAGCTCTCATGAGCTCTCTCCTAGGAATCGAGACATTCATCAGATCTGTTGGAGAACCTCCTCTAGATATACTCATAGTTCTCGAAGGAGAAGAAGAGATCGGAAGTCCTTCAATGCCTAGATTCATAGAGGATAAATTCAGCGAGCTTAGAGGTTCTGAGTTCACTCTATTCGCAATCCCCTCCGAGAGGGTTCCCGGCAAGCCTTCTATAGTTCTGGGGAATAAAGGTATTGTATTTATAGAGCTCAGAGCTAGAACATCTAGATATGATGTTCATAGTAGTAATAGCAGAGGACTTTACAATCCAGCAGCAATTCTAGCAAGAATAGCTTCTCATCTTATAGACCCTCTAGAAGGACCTAGAATACCGTGGCTTGATGAGAAAGCTCTCACACCTACTGAAGAGGATCTGAGATATCTTCAAGATATCAGAGAAGCATCACCTTTAGAAGAACTCGTAGAGATGTATGGTATAAGCAGGACAAGACTATCTGGAGATGACTGGTATATAGCTGTGTACTTCAAGCCGACTGTTAATATAGATGGGTTCACATCAGGATACACAGGACCTGGAACCAAGACTATAACACCTTCAGAAGCTGTTATGAGATTAGATTTTAGAATAGTTCCAGGAATAGAACCTGAAGACGTGATCAGAGGAGTTGAAGATCTTGTGAAGAGACTAGGTCTTTCAGAGTTTGTTAAAATAGAAGTTCACGATGCATATACATGGAGTAAGACAGATCCTAGAAACCCCTACGTCTCACTAGCTAGGGATATCTATAGCGATATGATGATGAAACCATATATAATACCCATGCTACCAGGGTCGGCACCCGCATATCTTTTCACAAGAAAACTTGGAGTACCTATGATATCAACAGCTCCTGGACATGGTGGGAGAGCTCATGCTCCTAACGAGTATATAACAGTGGATACGATACCAAAGATCGCAGAGTATGTAGCAAGACTTCTTCTAAGATTACGAGAGAGAATATAA